The following proteins are co-located in the Siansivirga zeaxanthinifaciens CC-SAMT-1 genome:
- the mscL gene encoding large conductance mechanosensitive channel protein MscL, with translation MKLFKEFKEFAVKGNMMDMAIGIIIGASFNKIIDVLVKKVFLPPLSLLTDGVNFKDKNIILKDAVLDASGNIVTDQVAIGYGALGEAVLDFLIVAFTIFIVVKFMNRLKNRAHDTNDTTVTTPKDIELLSNINDLMKEQNALLKQKK, from the coding sequence ATGAAATTATTTAAAGAGTTTAAAGAATTTGCGGTAAAAGGAAACATGATGGACATGGCAATAGGTATTATTATTGGCGCGTCCTTCAATAAAATAATCGATGTTTTAGTTAAAAAAGTATTTTTGCCACCACTATCATTATTAACCGATGGTGTAAATTTCAAGGATAAAAATATTATTTTAAAAGATGCTGTTTTAGATGCCTCGGGGAATATTGTTACAGACCAAGTGGCTATAGGTTATGGTGCGTTAGGCGAAGCTGTTTTAGATTTTTTAATTGTAGCCTTTACTATTTTTATTGTTGTTAAGTTTATGAATCGATTAAAAAACAGAGCCCACGACACGAACGATACGACGGTAACAACTCCAAAAGACATAGAATTACTTTCTAATATTAACGATTTAATGAAAGAACAAAACGCTTTATTAAAACAAAAAAAGTAG